From one Brachypodium distachyon strain Bd21 chromosome 4, Brachypodium_distachyon_v3.0, whole genome shotgun sequence genomic stretch:
- the LOC104584449 gene encoding putative disease resistance RPP13-like protein 2 isoform X9, producing the protein MPSPRLSPLMLSVGGSECLALVGREIKGIADGAKRQGMGEMEAWTSASQGAMRSLPMKLQWLLSRHYGLQGAGRNEINILKDDLQQLLNNYCIEPSEVVAPASMADCWADEVRELSYDIDDFIDDLVHGAGSIKKLKPRESVTVANEILGFRARVAQVIRWHDCYLANCEMQPSSSSRSTLGNWPPPPPRRQQHRLVGMHKSSIREIHRLLANNGKPERKVVSIVGVSGVGKTTLARELYRQLRQQYQCKAFVQASRKPDVRRLLTSILSQVRQDQLHSNWKLQKIVDELNAYLKDKTYFIIIDDLLSPSMWNLVNRALPKDGCCSRILATTEVDVVAQICCAGNSKYIYKKELLSEDESRQLFSSTLLGRQSEIPEHLNNVLYEIINRCGGLPLAVIATASILACQPVSIEQCNYLRNSLDLGLITDPNLEGVKQVLNLGYNSLPHCLKGCMLYLSLYEEDCIIWKDDLMKQWIAEGFICAGEGDTSREETAGSYFDELVNRGMIQPEDINCNDEVLSCTVHRMVHQFIRDKSIEKNFSIAIDDSQTSIRHAEKVRRLGLNFSNAEDATLTATLRLSRVRSLAFSGLLKCMPSIVKFRFLQVLILKLLFEPVDMSDNLTEPDGVSFNLTGILALFRLKYLSIGVSQSHVTVELPTQMQQLKELVALEIQAKLTAALPSDTFDLPAGLLYLRLPSETPLPDSIRWMRSLRTLGYLDLSMNSRCNLMNICNLTNLQELHLTCSTVQSGNLEDKMRLLGSALVELRNLKCLTLAPAAGSSRVDSPNAAVASSIRISFDVFTFLSPPALIERLDLSRRCCIFSSLPDWTNKLAKLCILKIAVGKLLTHDIDVLGGFLSLTALSLYIEAAPAEMIFFGKAGFSVLRYFKFRCRGRVPFVKFEAGAMPKLQKLKLGFNAPAVDQHSAAPINIEHLSSLVEISAKIRGAGTDAESALTTAVNNHLSNPSIDVDLVDCVIYGEEGIIMGKKGEEHMAPDQQDAIVEVENQDECNTQVENKGGDKNTRYELSFKKEEFVFSSSSFEIINDYGEEGIIMGKKGEEHMAPDQQDAIVEVENQDECNTQVENKGGDKNTRLGLDMLLDRKIRMADTLTTVLELGSKIKEVVDKVRHNKHDCRRTGSLVERLCAILAPLEEEVIRGAEMSAALDALEEHLGRALELISSCKERRTVARQPFRLRKISRQLQEVNRDIIDQMVVITLASENNVVVPIRHFQDGARMSPPEAVKEKLGSFSSHSDPELMTEERVVDDIESVGVSETTEPKQAANSFASFSRYGSGGTKVLPKRRHQFRWPSWWAQKETTSLVDRLIGHEGIAGFTIFSFSQLAASTNDFSHGNKIGRGGYGSVYKRREKVSRSIGLYGLA; encoded by the exons ATGCCGTCGCCGCGGCTTTCTCCATTGATGCTGTCCGTGGGCGGCAGCGAGTGCCTGGCTTTGGTGGGTCGGGAAATCAAGGGGATTGCCGATGGAGCCAAGAGACAAG GGATGGGGGAAATGGAGGCTTGGACCAGTGCTTCCCAGGGGGCCATGCGCTCTCTTCCCATGAAGCTCCAGTGGTTGCTGTCACGCCACTATGGTCTGCAAGGGGCAGGGCGAAACGAGATCAACATCCTGAAAGACGATCTACAGCAACTGCTAAACAATTATTGCATAGAGCCATCCGAGGTAGTTGCCCCTGCCTCAATGGCCGACTGCTGGGCTGACGAGGTGCGCGAACTGTCATACGATATCGACGACTTCATCGACGATCTCGTCCATGGCGCCGGCAGCATCAAGAAGCTGAAACCGCGGGAGAGTGTCACCGTTGCCAATGAGATCTTGGGATTCAGGGCTCGTGTGGCGCAAGTGATTCGATGGCACGATTGCTATCTTGCAAACTGTGAGATGCAGCCTAGCAGCAGTAGCAGAAGTACTTTGGGTAACtggccgcccccgcctccacGCCGACAACAACATCGCCTTGTTGGTATGCACAAGAGCTCCATTAGAGAGATCCACAGGTTGCTAGCTAATAATGGAAAGCCAGAACGGAAGGTGGTGTCCATTGTTGGGGTTTCCGGGGTCGGTAAAACCACCCTTGCCAGAGAGCTGTACCGTCAGCTCCGACAGCAATACCAGTGCAAGGCTTTTGTGCAGGCTTCTCGAAAGCCTGACGTGAGGAGGCTCCTCACCAGCATACTGTCGCAAGTTCGACAGGATCAGCTACACAGCAATTGGAAGCTGCAAAAAATTGTAGATGAGCTGAATGCGTACCTAAAAGATAAGAC GTATTTCATCATAATTGATGATTTGTTGTCACCATCAATGTGGAATCTTGTTAACCGTGCTTTGCCAAAGGATGGTTGCTGCAGTAGAATACTGGCTACGACCGAAGTTGACGTTGTAGCTCAAATATGCTGTGCTGGTAACTCCAAGTACATATACAAGAAGGAACTTCTCAGTGAAGATGAGTCGAGACAATTATTTTCCAGCACACTACTTGGCCGTCAATCCGAAATTCCTGAACACCTCAATAATGTTTTATATGAAATCATAAATAGGTGTGGTGGTCTGCCGCTAGCTGTTATTGCCACGGCCAGTATTTTAGCATGCCAGCCAGTCAGCATAGAACAATGCAATTACTTAAGGAATTCGCTGGATTTGGGTCTGATCACAGATCCTAATTTGGAAGGGGTGAAACAAGTCCTGAACCTCGGTTACAACAGCCTTCCTCACTGTTTGAAAGGATGCATGCTATATCTGAGTCTTTATGAGGAGGACTGTATAATCTGGAAGGATGATTTAATGAAGCAGTGGATAGCTGAAGGTTTTATCTGTGCAGGGGAAGGGGATACCAGCAGGGAGGAGACTGCAGGGAGCTATTTTGACGAGCTTGTTAACAGGGGAATGATCCAACCTGAAGATATCAACTGCAATGATGAAGTGTTGTCCTGTACAGTGCACCGCATGGTACATCAGTTTATTAGAGACAAGTCCATAGAAAAGAATTTCAGCATTGCCATAGATGATTCCCAGACCTCTATAAGACATGCTGAAAAGGTCCGTAGGTTGGGTCTCAACTTCAGCAATGCGGAAGATGCAACACTGACGGCGACTCTGAGACTGTCGCGAGTCCGATCACTTGCCTTTTCTGGATTGCTCAAGTGCATGCCTTCTATTGTGAAGTTTCGGTTTCTTCAGGTTCTGATCCTTAAATTACTATTTGAACCTGTTGACATGAGTGACAACCTCACTGAACCTGATGGTGTGAGTTTCAACCTCACTGgaattttggcactgtttcgACTGAAATATTTGAGTATTGGTGTGTCTCAATCTCATGTGACTGTGGAGCTTCCAACCCAGATGCAACAGCTAAAAGAATTGGTGGCCTTGGAAATTCAAGCAAAACTAACTGCAGCACTTCCATCAGATACTTTCGATCTGCCAGCCGGTTTGTTGTACCTCCGTCTTCCTAGCGAAACTCCTCTGCCTGACAGCATTCGCTGGATGAGATCTCTTCGCACTCTGGGGTATCTCGATCTGAGCATGAACTCAAGATGCAATCTGATGAACATTTGCAACCTGACCAATCTTCAGGAGCTTCATCTCACCTGTTCTACGGTGCAATCTGGCAATCTGGAGGACAAAATGCGACTCCTTGGCTCAGCCCTGGTGGAGCTAAGAAACCTGAAATGTTTAACTCTGGCACCTGCTGCAGGATCCTCTCGTGTTGATAGTCCTAATGCCGCTGTTGCTTCAAGCATTAGAATTTCTTTTGATGTTTTCACCTTTCTATCCCCTCCCGCACTTATTGAGAGACTCGACTTATCTCGGCGCTGTTGCATCTTCTCGAGCTTACCTGACTGGACCAATAAACTTGCTAAGCTCTGTATTTTGAAGATTGCAGTTGGGAAGCTGCTGACACATGACATTGATGTTCTTGGAGGATTTCTTTCACTCACTGCTCTCTCGCTGTATATCGAGGCAGCGCCTGCAGAAATGATCTTCTTCGGAAAGGCAGGTTTCTCAGTTCTTAGATACTTCAAGTTCAGGTGCAGAGGCAGAGTACCTTTCGTGAAATTTGAGGCAGGTGCAATGCCCAAGCTTCAGAAGCTCAAGCTAGGTTTCAATGCCCCTGCTGTGGACCAACATAGTGCAGCACCTATCAACATCGAGCATTTGTCAAGCCTAGTAGAGATCTCCGCAAAAATTAGGGGAGCAGGTACTGATGCAGAGTCTGCCTTGACAACTGCAGTTAACAATCATCTAAGCAATCCTAGTATCGACGTAGATTTGGTGGATTGCGTCATTTATGGCGAGGAAGGTATAATTATGGGCAAAAAAGGGGAAGAACACATGGCTCCAGACCAACAAGATGCCATCGTGGAGGTAGAAAACCAAGATGAATGCAACACTCAAGTCGAGAACAAAGGGGGAGATAAGAACACCAGGTACGAACTTTCCTTCAAAAAGGAGGAGTTTgtgttctcttcttcttcttttgaaaTTATCAATGATTATGGCGAGGAAGGTATAATTATGGGCAAAAAAGGGGAAGAACACATGGCTCCAGACCAACAAGATGCCATCGTGGAGGTAGAAAACCAAGATGAATGCAACACTCAAGTCGAGAACAAAGGGGGAGATAAGAACACCAG ATTGGGATTGGATATGCTCCTCGATCGTAAAATCAGGATGGCCGATACATTGACGACGGTTCTCGAGCTTGGGTcgaagatcaaggaggtggTGGATAAGGTGAGGCACAACAAGCATGATTGCCGTAGGACTGGATCGCTTGTGGAGAGACTATGTGCCATTCTGGCACCGTTGGAGGAGGAAGTTATCAGGGGGGCGGAGATGAGCGCTGCCCTCGACGCACTCGAAGAGCACCTGGGCCGGGCTCTTGAACTCATTTCTTCCTGCAAGGAGAGGCGTACCGTCGCCAGGCAACCCTTCAGGCTCAGGAAAATTTCCAGACAGTTGCAGGAAGTCAACAGGGATATCATCGATCAGATGGTGGTCATCACCCTTGCTTCAGAAAATAATGTTGTCGTTCCTATTAGACATTTTCAAGATGGTGCTCGTATGTCTCCTCCAGAG GCAGTCAAAGAGAAGCTGGGGTCATTTTCTAGTCATTCAGACCCTGAACTGAT GACTGAAGAAAGAGTTGTTGACGACATTGAATCAGTAGGGGTTTCAGAAACAACTGAGCCCAAGCAAGCTGCTAATTCCTTTGCCAGCTTTAGTAGATACG GCTCTGGAGGTACTAAAGTGTTGCCCAAAAGAAGGCATCAATTTAGgtggccttcttggtgggctcAGAAGGAGACAACTAGCTTGGTTGACAGGCTCATTGGTCATGAAGGAATAG CAGGATTTACAATATTCAGTTTCTCTCAGCTGGCTGCATCGACAAATGATTTCTCGCATGGCAACAAAATTGGAAGGGGTGGTTATGGTTCTGTTTACAAG AGGAGGGAAAAGGTCTCCAGATCAATTGGCCTATATGGTTTGGCATAG
- the LOC104584449 gene encoding putative disease resistance RPP13-like protein 2 isoform X10: protein MPSPRLSPLMLSVGGSECLALVGREIKGIADGAKRQGMGEMEAWTSASQGAMRSLPMKLQWLLSRHYGLQGAGRNEINILKDDLQQLLNNYCIEPSEVVAPASMADCWADEVRELSYDIDDFIDDLVHGAGSIKKLKPRESVTVANEILGFRARVAQVIRWHDCYLANCEMQPSSSSRSTLGNWPPPPPRRQQHRLVGMHKSSIREIHRLLANNGKPERKVVSIVGVSGVGKTTLARELYRQLRQQYQCKAFVQASRKPDVRRLLTSILSQVRQDQLHSNWKLQKIVDELNAYLKDKTYFIIIDDLLSPSMWNLVNRALPKDGCCSRILATTEVDVVAQICCAGNSKYIYKKELLSEDESRQLFSSTLLGRQSEIPEHLNNVLYEIINRCGGLPLAVIATASILACQPVSIEQCNYLRNSLDLGLITDPNLEGVKQVLNLGYNSLPHCLKGCMLYLSLYEEDCIIWKDDLMKQWIAEGFICAGEGDTSREETAGSYFDELVNRGMIQPEDINCNDEVLSCTVHRMVHQFIRDKSIEKNFSIAIDDSQTSIRHAEKVRRLGLNFSNAEDATLTATLRLSRVRSLAFSGLLKCMPSIVKFRFLQVLILKLLFEPVDMSDNLTEPDGVSFNLTGILALFRLKYLSIGVSQSHVTVELPTQMQQLKELVALEIQAKLTAALPSDTFDLPAGLLYLRLPSETPLPDSIRWMRSLRTLGYLDLSMNSRCNLMNICNLTNLQELHLTCSTVQSGNLEDKMRLLGSALVELRNLKCLTLAPAAGSSRVDSPNAAVASSIRISFDVFTFLSPPALIERLDLSRRCCIFSSLPDWTNKLAKLCILKIAVGKLLTHDIDVLGGFLSLTALSLYIEAAPAEMIFFGKAGFSVLRYFKFRCRGRVPFVKFEAGAMPKLQKLKLGFNAPAVDQHSAAPINIEHLSSLVEISAKIRGAGTDAESALTTAVNNHLSNPSIDVDLVDCVIYGEEGIIMGKKGEEHMAPDQQDAIVEVENQDECNTQVENKGGDKNTRYELSFKKEEFVFSSSSFEIINDYGEEGIIMGKKGEEHMAPDQQDAIVEVENQDECNTQVENKGGDKNTRLGLDMLLDRKIRMADTLTTVLELGSKIKEVVDKVRHNKHDCRRTGSLVERLCAILAPLEEEVIRGAEMSAALDALEEHLGRALELISSCKERRTVARQPFRLRKISRQLQEVNRDIIDQMVVITLASENNVVVPIRHFQDGARMSPPEAVKEKLGSFSSHSDPELMTEERVVDDIESVGVSETTEPKQAANSFASFSRYGSGGTKVLPKRRHQFRWPSWWAQKETTSLVDRLIGHEGIGFTIFSFSQLAASTNDFSHGNKIGRGGYGSVYKRREKVSRSIGLYGLA from the exons ATGCCGTCGCCGCGGCTTTCTCCATTGATGCTGTCCGTGGGCGGCAGCGAGTGCCTGGCTTTGGTGGGTCGGGAAATCAAGGGGATTGCCGATGGAGCCAAGAGACAAG GGATGGGGGAAATGGAGGCTTGGACCAGTGCTTCCCAGGGGGCCATGCGCTCTCTTCCCATGAAGCTCCAGTGGTTGCTGTCACGCCACTATGGTCTGCAAGGGGCAGGGCGAAACGAGATCAACATCCTGAAAGACGATCTACAGCAACTGCTAAACAATTATTGCATAGAGCCATCCGAGGTAGTTGCCCCTGCCTCAATGGCCGACTGCTGGGCTGACGAGGTGCGCGAACTGTCATACGATATCGACGACTTCATCGACGATCTCGTCCATGGCGCCGGCAGCATCAAGAAGCTGAAACCGCGGGAGAGTGTCACCGTTGCCAATGAGATCTTGGGATTCAGGGCTCGTGTGGCGCAAGTGATTCGATGGCACGATTGCTATCTTGCAAACTGTGAGATGCAGCCTAGCAGCAGTAGCAGAAGTACTTTGGGTAACtggccgcccccgcctccacGCCGACAACAACATCGCCTTGTTGGTATGCACAAGAGCTCCATTAGAGAGATCCACAGGTTGCTAGCTAATAATGGAAAGCCAGAACGGAAGGTGGTGTCCATTGTTGGGGTTTCCGGGGTCGGTAAAACCACCCTTGCCAGAGAGCTGTACCGTCAGCTCCGACAGCAATACCAGTGCAAGGCTTTTGTGCAGGCTTCTCGAAAGCCTGACGTGAGGAGGCTCCTCACCAGCATACTGTCGCAAGTTCGACAGGATCAGCTACACAGCAATTGGAAGCTGCAAAAAATTGTAGATGAGCTGAATGCGTACCTAAAAGATAAGAC GTATTTCATCATAATTGATGATTTGTTGTCACCATCAATGTGGAATCTTGTTAACCGTGCTTTGCCAAAGGATGGTTGCTGCAGTAGAATACTGGCTACGACCGAAGTTGACGTTGTAGCTCAAATATGCTGTGCTGGTAACTCCAAGTACATATACAAGAAGGAACTTCTCAGTGAAGATGAGTCGAGACAATTATTTTCCAGCACACTACTTGGCCGTCAATCCGAAATTCCTGAACACCTCAATAATGTTTTATATGAAATCATAAATAGGTGTGGTGGTCTGCCGCTAGCTGTTATTGCCACGGCCAGTATTTTAGCATGCCAGCCAGTCAGCATAGAACAATGCAATTACTTAAGGAATTCGCTGGATTTGGGTCTGATCACAGATCCTAATTTGGAAGGGGTGAAACAAGTCCTGAACCTCGGTTACAACAGCCTTCCTCACTGTTTGAAAGGATGCATGCTATATCTGAGTCTTTATGAGGAGGACTGTATAATCTGGAAGGATGATTTAATGAAGCAGTGGATAGCTGAAGGTTTTATCTGTGCAGGGGAAGGGGATACCAGCAGGGAGGAGACTGCAGGGAGCTATTTTGACGAGCTTGTTAACAGGGGAATGATCCAACCTGAAGATATCAACTGCAATGATGAAGTGTTGTCCTGTACAGTGCACCGCATGGTACATCAGTTTATTAGAGACAAGTCCATAGAAAAGAATTTCAGCATTGCCATAGATGATTCCCAGACCTCTATAAGACATGCTGAAAAGGTCCGTAGGTTGGGTCTCAACTTCAGCAATGCGGAAGATGCAACACTGACGGCGACTCTGAGACTGTCGCGAGTCCGATCACTTGCCTTTTCTGGATTGCTCAAGTGCATGCCTTCTATTGTGAAGTTTCGGTTTCTTCAGGTTCTGATCCTTAAATTACTATTTGAACCTGTTGACATGAGTGACAACCTCACTGAACCTGATGGTGTGAGTTTCAACCTCACTGgaattttggcactgtttcgACTGAAATATTTGAGTATTGGTGTGTCTCAATCTCATGTGACTGTGGAGCTTCCAACCCAGATGCAACAGCTAAAAGAATTGGTGGCCTTGGAAATTCAAGCAAAACTAACTGCAGCACTTCCATCAGATACTTTCGATCTGCCAGCCGGTTTGTTGTACCTCCGTCTTCCTAGCGAAACTCCTCTGCCTGACAGCATTCGCTGGATGAGATCTCTTCGCACTCTGGGGTATCTCGATCTGAGCATGAACTCAAGATGCAATCTGATGAACATTTGCAACCTGACCAATCTTCAGGAGCTTCATCTCACCTGTTCTACGGTGCAATCTGGCAATCTGGAGGACAAAATGCGACTCCTTGGCTCAGCCCTGGTGGAGCTAAGAAACCTGAAATGTTTAACTCTGGCACCTGCTGCAGGATCCTCTCGTGTTGATAGTCCTAATGCCGCTGTTGCTTCAAGCATTAGAATTTCTTTTGATGTTTTCACCTTTCTATCCCCTCCCGCACTTATTGAGAGACTCGACTTATCTCGGCGCTGTTGCATCTTCTCGAGCTTACCTGACTGGACCAATAAACTTGCTAAGCTCTGTATTTTGAAGATTGCAGTTGGGAAGCTGCTGACACATGACATTGATGTTCTTGGAGGATTTCTTTCACTCACTGCTCTCTCGCTGTATATCGAGGCAGCGCCTGCAGAAATGATCTTCTTCGGAAAGGCAGGTTTCTCAGTTCTTAGATACTTCAAGTTCAGGTGCAGAGGCAGAGTACCTTTCGTGAAATTTGAGGCAGGTGCAATGCCCAAGCTTCAGAAGCTCAAGCTAGGTTTCAATGCCCCTGCTGTGGACCAACATAGTGCAGCACCTATCAACATCGAGCATTTGTCAAGCCTAGTAGAGATCTCCGCAAAAATTAGGGGAGCAGGTACTGATGCAGAGTCTGCCTTGACAACTGCAGTTAACAATCATCTAAGCAATCCTAGTATCGACGTAGATTTGGTGGATTGCGTCATTTATGGCGAGGAAGGTATAATTATGGGCAAAAAAGGGGAAGAACACATGGCTCCAGACCAACAAGATGCCATCGTGGAGGTAGAAAACCAAGATGAATGCAACACTCAAGTCGAGAACAAAGGGGGAGATAAGAACACCAGGTACGAACTTTCCTTCAAAAAGGAGGAGTTTgtgttctcttcttcttcttttgaaaTTATCAATGATTATGGCGAGGAAGGTATAATTATGGGCAAAAAAGGGGAAGAACACATGGCTCCAGACCAACAAGATGCCATCGTGGAGGTAGAAAACCAAGATGAATGCAACACTCAAGTCGAGAACAAAGGGGGAGATAAGAACACCAG ATTGGGATTGGATATGCTCCTCGATCGTAAAATCAGGATGGCCGATACATTGACGACGGTTCTCGAGCTTGGGTcgaagatcaaggaggtggTGGATAAGGTGAGGCACAACAAGCATGATTGCCGTAGGACTGGATCGCTTGTGGAGAGACTATGTGCCATTCTGGCACCGTTGGAGGAGGAAGTTATCAGGGGGGCGGAGATGAGCGCTGCCCTCGACGCACTCGAAGAGCACCTGGGCCGGGCTCTTGAACTCATTTCTTCCTGCAAGGAGAGGCGTACCGTCGCCAGGCAACCCTTCAGGCTCAGGAAAATTTCCAGACAGTTGCAGGAAGTCAACAGGGATATCATCGATCAGATGGTGGTCATCACCCTTGCTTCAGAAAATAATGTTGTCGTTCCTATTAGACATTTTCAAGATGGTGCTCGTATGTCTCCTCCAGAG GCAGTCAAAGAGAAGCTGGGGTCATTTTCTAGTCATTCAGACCCTGAACTGAT GACTGAAGAAAGAGTTGTTGACGACATTGAATCAGTAGGGGTTTCAGAAACAACTGAGCCCAAGCAAGCTGCTAATTCCTTTGCCAGCTTTAGTAGATACG GCTCTGGAGGTACTAAAGTGTTGCCCAAAAGAAGGCATCAATTTAGgtggccttcttggtgggctcAGAAGGAGACAACTAGCTTGGTTGACAGGCTCATTGGTCATGAAGGAATAG GATTTACAATATTCAGTTTCTCTCAGCTGGCTGCATCGACAAATGATTTCTCGCATGGCAACAAAATTGGAAGGGGTGGTTATGGTTCTGTTTACAAG AGGAGGGAAAAGGTCTCCAGATCAATTGGCCTATATGGTTTGGCATAG